In Nitrospira sp., one genomic interval encodes:
- a CDS encoding methyltransferase domain-containing protein encodes MMAPLPCKVCGGRTFAHHDVLWKALIAQWELSASEAQYINVQQGTCCETCGANVRSIALATAILHVRRGAQWLREWVKSPDADECDLLEINEAGTLTDTLSAVRRHRLVRYPQYDMMALPFENESFDLIVHSDTLEHVSDPLQGLRECRRLLRPGGACIFTVPIVVGRMTRSRKGLPTSLHGSEGCADPALVVQTEFGADVWCRVLESGFEECRLVAYRYPAGIAIIGTRSRLKAVVREDL; translated from the coding sequence ATGATGGCGCCATTGCCCTGTAAAGTCTGCGGAGGCCGCACATTCGCGCATCATGATGTGCTGTGGAAAGCATTAATCGCGCAATGGGAACTGTCTGCGTCGGAGGCACAGTACATCAACGTTCAGCAGGGAACCTGTTGTGAAACGTGCGGCGCGAATGTCCGTTCGATTGCACTTGCTACGGCCATCCTTCACGTGCGCCGAGGGGCACAGTGGTTGCGGGAATGGGTCAAGAGCCCCGATGCAGATGAATGCGATCTGCTGGAAATAAATGAAGCAGGGACGCTCACCGACACCTTGTCCGCCGTGCGGCGACATCGGTTGGTGCGCTATCCACAGTACGACATGATGGCGCTTCCGTTTGAGAATGAATCATTTGACCTGATCGTCCATTCCGATACGCTGGAGCATGTGTCCGATCCCTTGCAGGGGTTGCGCGAATGCCGGCGGCTTTTGCGACCCGGCGGGGCCTGTATCTTTACGGTTCCTATCGTCGTGGGACGGATGACGCGAAGCCGAAAAGGGTTGCCGACGAGCCTGCATGGGAGTGAGGGGTGTGCGGATCCTGCGCTGGTTGTGCAGACTGAGTTCGGCGCCGATGTCTGGTGCCGGGTTCTGGAGAGCGGCTTCGAGGAATGTCGACTGGTGGCGTATCGATATCCCGCCGGGATCGCCATCATCGGGACTCGGTCCCGACTCAAAGCGGTGGTGAGGGAGGATCTGTGA
- a CDS encoding class I SAM-dependent methyltransferase, with amino-acid sequence MTTVSSSAQGLEASGERFLPEMQGVIALEHLHRYALASELAVGKRVLDIACGEGYGSALLAQTARSVCGVDISPHAIAHAKRKYAHPKVEFVVGSCADIPFGEGMIDLVVSFETIEHHDAHEAMFTEIKRVLRPGGILVMSSPDKLEYTERANHRNAFHVKELYAQEFAQLVERHFAHVAMFGQRVLYASAILLARQPGQTVEYFREQDSPIQSVEGIVRPCYQVAVASDGSLPRLTSSLFEQIGESDPEIKRLSQLLDHAQRRIAGLEAEVYGLKSGIETMLNSHSWKATRPLRAAANLVRSLTGRPYDQNL; translated from the coding sequence GTGACGACGGTTTCGAGTTCAGCGCAGGGTCTCGAGGCGAGCGGTGAGCGCTTTCTCCCGGAAATGCAGGGCGTGATCGCGCTCGAGCATCTCCATCGGTATGCCCTCGCCAGCGAGTTGGCCGTCGGCAAGCGAGTCCTTGATATTGCTTGCGGTGAAGGCTACGGCTCCGCCCTGTTGGCTCAGACGGCTCGATCAGTCTGTGGTGTCGACATCTCACCGCACGCCATTGCACATGCCAAGCGCAAATATGCGCATCCGAAAGTCGAATTCGTGGTCGGGAGTTGCGCCGACATTCCTTTCGGCGAGGGGATGATCGACCTGGTCGTGAGTTTCGAGACCATTGAGCATCATGATGCGCACGAGGCCATGTTCACCGAGATCAAGCGTGTTCTGCGTCCCGGTGGAATATTGGTCATGTCCAGTCCGGACAAGTTGGAATATACCGAGCGTGCCAATCACCGGAATGCATTTCATGTGAAAGAACTGTACGCGCAGGAGTTCGCCCAGCTGGTTGAACGGCATTTCGCGCATGTGGCCATGTTTGGACAGCGGGTGCTGTATGCGTCTGCCATCCTTCTTGCGAGACAACCCGGTCAGACAGTGGAATATTTTCGCGAGCAAGACTCGCCGATTCAGTCGGTTGAGGGGATTGTGCGTCCCTGTTATCAGGTCGCGGTGGCATCGGACGGATCCTTACCGCGGTTGACCTCCAGCCTCTTTGAACAGATTGGCGAGTCGGACCCTGAGATCAAACGATTGAGTCAGCTCTTGGACCATGCTCAACGTCGCATCGCCGGACTGGAAGCTGAGGTCTACGGATTGAAGTCCGGTATCGAGACCATGCTCAACTCCCATTCATGGAAGGCGACGAGACCGCTGCGAGCTGCCGCCAACTTGGTGCGCTCCCTGACAGGGAGACCCTATGACCAGAATCTCTAA
- a CDS encoding glycosyltransferase translates to MPVHDPPPEWLERAVSSVAGQVYGEWELCIVDDGSRNPAVRDLLERWHQADPRIKVTSLTQNLNISAATNEAAALAGGEFLLFLDHDDELTPDATGEVALYLAERSEMDVLYSDDDKIDTAGRRYDPQFKPDWSPELLLSYMYLSHLLVVRRSLFVSCGGMRLGFEGAQDYDLALRLAERTSAVGHLPKILYHWRALPGSTASSGAAKPGSIEAGRRAVAEALGRRGLTARVTQPDFAARGHLGIYSHEFPDDGPSVTILIPTKNQVGMLRRCVESIRATTYRNYEVVIIDNESDDPETLTYLGAIPHRVLRIPNSGRRFNFAAINNRAVEQVASDFVLFLNNDTEVKAPRWLSQMVGYARISGVGAVGAKLVFADGRIQHAGVVQGLYHGLAGPAFKLMSTAEHGYLAYASVTRNYSAVTAACLLTPRRRFLELGGFDEQQFGVAYNDVDYCYRLVDHGDRCVYCPDAQLTHYEGYSRGFRDDPSEVAAFKHKYKKRVDPWYSPHLSLTDERFSITPRTIAASRPKPVPMVMVALNLNCEGAPWSQYELTCALTKRGLIQPIVYSPTDGPLRALYEAQGISVRVGRHPLWAVTNVKEFEEAVTRFASDCRSWRAEVVYANTLQNFYAVAAAHRAGLPSVWNPRESEPWQTYFDYLPDGVIQKAYDCFALPYRVVFVADATRDAYVPLNTRHNFIVIRNGLDTTRIEQAYRQWPRDRARDSIGAGNDEVVILSLGTVCERKGQQELVAALHRMGESLQQTIRCVIVGDRPSAYSSALHRLVKTLPPALRERIHIVPETRETAPYYRAADVFVCTSRLESYPRVVLEAMAYGLPIVTTPVFGIREQVREGVNALFYDPGNVDQLRQCLERVLGDGQFRTSLGQQSRSVLSLGTDFDEMVTAYGAIFTEAWMTGKGLES, encoded by the coding sequence ATGCCCGTTCACGATCCTCCTCCTGAATGGTTGGAGCGGGCCGTTTCGTCGGTGGCGGGGCAGGTCTATGGTGAGTGGGAGTTGTGCATTGTCGATGACGGAAGCCGAAATCCTGCCGTGCGAGACCTTTTGGAGCGTTGGCATCAAGCCGATCCTCGAATCAAGGTCACGTCTCTCACGCAGAACCTCAACATTAGTGCGGCCACCAACGAGGCCGCGGCATTGGCCGGCGGGGAGTTCCTGCTGTTTCTCGATCATGACGATGAGTTGACGCCGGACGCGACGGGGGAGGTGGCGCTTTATCTTGCGGAACGGTCCGAGATGGACGTGCTGTACTCGGATGACGATAAGATCGACACAGCCGGCCGCCGGTATGATCCTCAATTCAAGCCCGATTGGTCGCCGGAACTGCTCCTGTCCTATATGTATCTCAGCCACCTCTTGGTGGTACGGCGGAGTCTATTCGTTTCCTGCGGCGGGATGCGGCTGGGATTTGAGGGCGCGCAGGATTATGACCTGGCTCTTCGTCTGGCGGAGCGTACATCGGCTGTCGGGCACCTTCCCAAGATTCTGTACCATTGGCGTGCATTGCCGGGTTCGACGGCTTCCAGCGGAGCTGCCAAGCCTGGCAGCATCGAGGCGGGGCGCCGCGCTGTCGCCGAAGCATTGGGACGGCGAGGTCTGACAGCCCGTGTGACACAGCCGGACTTTGCCGCGAGGGGACATCTGGGGATCTACTCGCATGAATTCCCCGATGACGGACCGTCGGTCACGATCCTGATTCCCACTAAAAATCAAGTCGGGATGCTTCGGCGGTGCGTGGAATCGATCCGTGCGACGACGTATCGGAATTATGAAGTGGTCATCATAGACAACGAGAGTGACGACCCGGAGACTCTGACCTATCTTGGCGCGATCCCGCACCGAGTCCTACGCATTCCCAACTCAGGAAGGCGATTCAACTTTGCCGCCATCAATAATCGTGCGGTTGAGCAGGTGGCGAGCGACTTCGTGCTGTTCCTCAACAATGACACGGAGGTCAAGGCTCCGCGTTGGCTCAGTCAGATGGTGGGGTACGCCCGGATCTCCGGGGTTGGCGCTGTCGGCGCAAAGCTAGTCTTCGCCGACGGTCGCATTCAACATGCCGGGGTGGTGCAGGGACTCTATCATGGGCTCGCCGGTCCAGCTTTCAAACTGATGTCCACTGCGGAACATGGGTATCTCGCCTATGCCTCGGTGACGCGTAATTATTCCGCGGTCACTGCCGCTTGTCTCCTCACTCCACGCCGCCGCTTTCTCGAACTCGGTGGGTTTGATGAGCAGCAATTCGGTGTGGCCTACAACGATGTCGACTATTGCTATCGGTTGGTCGATCACGGGGATCGATGCGTGTACTGTCCCGATGCGCAGCTGACGCATTATGAAGGTTATTCACGCGGTTTTCGGGATGATCCCAGTGAGGTGGCTGCATTCAAGCACAAGTACAAAAAACGAGTGGATCCGTGGTATAGCCCGCATCTGTCCCTGACCGATGAGCGTTTCAGCATCACGCCGCGAACGATCGCAGCGTCTAGGCCCAAGCCCGTTCCTATGGTCATGGTGGCGTTGAACCTGAATTGCGAGGGGGCACCGTGGAGTCAGTATGAACTGACGTGCGCGCTGACCAAACGAGGACTGATTCAGCCGATCGTCTATTCACCTACCGACGGTCCATTGCGTGCCCTGTATGAGGCGCAAGGCATTTCAGTGAGGGTGGGACGGCATCCTCTTTGGGCCGTGACGAATGTGAAGGAATTTGAGGAGGCCGTCACTCGGTTTGCGTCCGACTGCCGATCTTGGAGAGCCGAGGTGGTGTATGCCAATACGCTCCAAAACTTTTACGCCGTCGCGGCTGCTCATCGAGCCGGCTTGCCTTCTGTGTGGAACCCACGTGAGAGCGAGCCATGGCAGACCTATTTTGACTATTTGCCTGACGGTGTCATTCAAAAGGCATACGATTGTTTTGCGTTGCCCTATCGGGTCGTGTTTGTCGCCGATGCGACCAGGGACGCCTATGTTCCCTTGAACACCAGACATAACTTTATCGTTATTCGAAATGGGCTGGATACGACCCGCATCGAACAGGCGTACCGGCAGTGGCCGCGCGACCGTGCCCGAGACTCCATCGGTGCGGGCAACGACGAGGTGGTAATCCTGTCGTTGGGCACAGTCTGTGAGCGCAAGGGGCAGCAGGAACTGGTGGCTGCTCTTCATCGGATGGGCGAATCGCTGCAGCAGACGATTCGATGTGTCATTGTCGGAGATCGTCCGAGTGCATACAGTTCTGCATTACATCGCCTCGTCAAAACCCTGCCGCCTGCCTTGCGCGAACGGATTCACATCGTGCCGGAAACGAGAGAGACAGCGCCCTATTACCGTGCTGCCGATGTGTTTGTCTGTACCTCCAGGCTGGAGAGTTATCCGCGAGTCGTATTGGAGGCGATGGCCTACGGACTCCCAATTGTCACGACACCGGTTTTCGGCATCCGGGAACAGGTGCGAGAGGGTGTCAACGCCCTTTTTTATGACCCAGGCAATGTGGATCAGCTGCGTCAGTGTTTGGAGCGCGTGCTCGGAGATGGACAGTTTCGGACAAGCCTGGGGCAGCAGAGCCGCTCGGTTCTATCCCTCGGGACAGACTTTGACGAGATGGTCACCGCCTACGGGGCAATTTTTACAGAGGCCTGGATGACCGGGAAGGGATTGGAATCATGA
- a CDS encoding methyltransferase domain-containing protein — protein MTVAFNLETPTGTILDPVSRFSGWYIPQSGCRPQLCLLCNGHREAALAWGSVRSDVAAVHQTQALAITSGFQGDLFGGEHLQGGVVEIAVIDEAARGIELIRQTYLVRPFRPLPVRERSFQIDRLLVCPECQSSLVYKGARWVCPRCPLHAAVRGGVPHFLEGRGLPCLHVSEQNVTHPYSSDVREILDRHKDGLILDFGAGHTPKNLLRPHVVYLDAVQYQWTDLVCTRSRLPFRDHTFDAVVSQSVFEHLPDPHFTARELCRILRPGGIIHLDTAFMQPLHGDPWHFFNMTHHGLRRVMAPFEEIRSGVKPYQQPSASLQMQFEAIAPLLTSRSWRRTIEKWRKELQRGAAEFDRALGEVGRTTLAAGFYFEGRRPR, from the coding sequence ATGACGGTGGCTTTTAATCTGGAAACGCCCACCGGAACGATTTTAGACCCCGTCAGCCGATTTTCCGGTTGGTATATCCCACAGTCGGGATGCCGGCCACAACTCTGTTTGCTCTGCAACGGTCACCGCGAAGCCGCTCTGGCGTGGGGAAGTGTTCGTTCAGATGTAGCCGCTGTTCATCAGACTCAGGCGCTGGCAATCACCAGCGGCTTTCAAGGCGATCTCTTCGGCGGCGAACATCTGCAGGGTGGGGTGGTCGAAATCGCCGTCATTGATGAAGCCGCGCGAGGAATAGAACTTATCCGGCAGACCTATCTCGTCCGCCCATTCCGGCCGCTTCCTGTGAGAGAGCGCAGTTTTCAGATCGATCGGCTGCTGGTATGTCCAGAATGCCAGTCATCACTTGTCTACAAGGGGGCGAGGTGGGTTTGTCCGCGGTGTCCTCTACATGCTGCGGTGCGGGGCGGCGTCCCCCATTTTCTCGAAGGGCGGGGGCTTCCCTGCCTGCACGTCAGCGAGCAGAACGTCACCCATCCCTATTCCAGCGACGTGCGTGAGATTCTCGATCGTCATAAGGATGGACTGATACTGGATTTTGGCGCCGGCCACACTCCGAAAAACCTCCTGCGCCCGCACGTTGTCTATCTCGACGCTGTCCAGTATCAATGGACCGACCTGGTGTGCACGCGGAGCCGGTTGCCGTTTCGCGACCACACCTTTGATGCCGTGGTGAGCCAGTCCGTCTTCGAGCATCTGCCCGACCCGCATTTCACCGCTCGGGAGTTGTGTCGCATCCTTCGCCCCGGAGGAATCATCCATCTGGATACAGCCTTCATGCAGCCGCTTCATGGGGATCCCTGGCATTTTTTCAATATGACACACCATGGCCTGCGACGAGTGATGGCGCCGTTCGAAGAAATTCGGTCTGGCGTGAAGCCCTATCAACAACCGTCGGCGAGCTTGCAGATGCAGTTTGAAGCGATCGCGCCGCTGCTGACCTCTCGGTCGTGGCGTCGGACCATCGAAAAATGGCGGAAAGAGCTGCAGCGAGGAGCAGCGGAGTTTGACCGGGCGCTGGGTGAGGTGGGGCGTACGACATTGGCGGCGGGGTTTTATTTCGAAGGACGTCGTCCTCGGTAA
- a CDS encoding class I SAM-dependent methyltransferase, giving the protein MVGSWQVARQAKGVVWPVVRRVLRLLDRVHLSLARLVGDPHRTRGADAHERVSEYWSSQFEAMRVDQSYWMNNRLVEEWTYRLMTGTPQHWLNWLLNEYFVQRTFERSLSVCCGDGAHEIQLYRSGKVRRVIGVDLSSGAIAQAKARFEAAAAPPDRYRFTVQDVNVLDVDGMFDLILSTGALHHATNLETLLARLEQALTPDGYFVVVEFIGPNRFQWTDRQIEIANKVLGALDPAYLRDGTCTRFERPTIASMLACDPSEAVRSADVFPLVRQHFEVCYERCYNGTLLHQLHPLLKTELANQGRRDFDSIVRLILLLEDMLVKHGVLASDFVFLICRKRQGVAQRLS; this is encoded by the coding sequence ATGGTCGGTAGTTGGCAGGTGGCGCGTCAGGCGAAGGGTGTCGTGTGGCCCGTCGTAAGGCGCGTACTTCGTCTATTGGATCGGGTCCACCTGAGTCTCGCCCGGTTGGTTGGGGATCCCCATCGCACGCGGGGGGCCGACGCGCATGAACGTGTGTCCGAATACTGGAGCAGTCAGTTCGAGGCAATGCGGGTGGATCAATCGTACTGGATGAACAATCGGCTGGTCGAAGAGTGGACCTATCGTCTGATGACGGGGACGCCTCAGCACTGGCTCAATTGGCTGCTGAACGAGTATTTTGTCCAGCGCACGTTCGAGCGCTCGCTCAGTGTCTGCTGCGGCGACGGAGCCCATGAAATACAGCTGTATCGATCGGGCAAGGTGCGTAGGGTCATCGGTGTGGATCTTTCTTCCGGTGCAATCGCCCAAGCCAAGGCGCGGTTTGAGGCGGCAGCGGCCCCGCCCGATCGTTATCGATTCACGGTGCAGGATGTCAACGTGTTGGACGTCGACGGCATGTTTGATTTGATCTTATCCACCGGGGCATTGCACCATGCCACCAATCTGGAAACCCTGTTGGCGAGGCTGGAGCAAGCTCTCACGCCGGACGGGTATTTTGTCGTGGTCGAATTCATCGGACCCAATCGATTTCAATGGACGGATCGGCAGATCGAGATTGCCAACAAGGTCCTCGGTGCTTTGGATCCTGCCTATCTGCGAGACGGCACCTGCACGAGGTTTGAGCGTCCGACGATTGCCAGCATGCTCGCCTGCGATCCGTCGGAAGCGGTGCGCTCCGCCGATGTGTTTCCCTTGGTGAGACAGCATTTTGAAGTCTGTTATGAGCGATGTTACAACGGTACGCTGCTCCATCAATTGCATCCTCTCCTGAAGACCGAGCTGGCCAATCAAGGGCGGCGAGATTTTGACTCCATCGTGAGGCTGATTCTTCTGCTGGAAGATATGCTGGTCAAGCACGGCGTGTTGGCTTCCGATTTTGTCTTCCTGATCTGCCGCAAGCGTCAGGGCGTCGCTCAACGGCTTTCTTAG
- the asnB gene encoding asparagine synthase (glutamine-hydrolyzing), which translates to MCGIAGVVDQVAPSQGRRLLGRLLATMVARGPDGMGEFHEQHVAMGMRRLAVIDVAGGTQPLFSQEGQVVAFQNGEIYNHAALRRELTGAGATFKTASDTEVLAHGYAHWGIDRLLAKLDGMYALAILDRRTGNLHLARDRFGEKPLFYTHKKGRFAYGSTLTALAQLPWVDALVDRESLDRYLALHFVPGRRTLFSGIYRVLPGERLTVSVRSLTIDHQRYHAPALNPITPVETTDLTRLLESAVTSRLIADVPVGVFLSGGLDSSVVAALAAKHHPAIDTFSMGFKDARYDESGHAHLVARAIGATHHHFTFDEAAFHDLLPTVAESLDEPIGDQALLPTYWLCREAKRHVTVVLSGEGADELFAGYDYYGSFLSQRSWRAVLKCWVQGRQGADSTRELCDNVRSATPSGFPLVMSAEDRRCILGTVAQKSDSWDAYLWTSLDRASHPLQRATLTDLFTWLPDDLLVKLDRMAMANSLEARAPFLYPALAETALCLPDAKRMGAGQSKVALREVAATLLPAEVVGRKKQGFVLPMGRWLREWLRRVGPLSDYFDLRHIPTFDAGAAAAIVTRELAAARPNERLLFSLVILTEWHRAFFGRQKTLAA; encoded by the coding sequence ATGTGCGGTATTGCCGGGGTTGTCGATCAGGTGGCTCCCTCCCAGGGACGGCGGCTGCTGGGACGGTTGCTCGCAACTATGGTCGCGCGTGGTCCGGATGGAATGGGCGAATTCCATGAGCAGCATGTCGCGATGGGCATGCGGCGGCTGGCCGTCATTGACGTAGCGGGAGGAACGCAGCCGCTGTTTAGTCAGGAGGGTCAGGTGGTGGCGTTTCAAAATGGAGAAATCTACAACCATGCGGCGCTTCGCCGTGAATTGACGGGTGCCGGTGCCACGTTCAAGACCGCCAGTGATACGGAGGTGTTGGCTCACGGATACGCGCACTGGGGAATCGACAGGCTCCTTGCCAAGCTGGACGGCATGTACGCGCTGGCGATTCTCGATCGTCGAACCGGGAACTTGCACTTGGCGCGCGATCGCTTCGGAGAAAAGCCGCTCTTTTATACGCACAAGAAGGGCCGCTTCGCCTACGGTTCTACTCTCACGGCACTGGCCCAATTGCCGTGGGTTGATGCTCTTGTCGATCGCGAGAGCCTAGACCGATATCTCGCCCTTCATTTTGTGCCGGGCCGGCGAACACTGTTCAGCGGAATCTATCGCGTGTTACCAGGCGAGCGATTGACGGTGTCCGTGCGGTCGTTGACCATTGATCACCAACGCTACCATGCTCCGGCATTGAATCCGATTACGCCCGTGGAGACCACGGATCTCACTCGCCTGCTTGAATCTGCGGTGACGAGCCGATTGATTGCGGATGTTCCCGTCGGCGTTTTCCTCTCTGGGGGACTCGACAGCTCGGTCGTCGCAGCCCTGGCAGCGAAGCATCATCCCGCTATCGATACCTTCTCAATGGGCTTCAAGGACGCCCGATATGACGAGTCGGGGCATGCCCACCTCGTGGCGCGCGCGATCGGCGCTACGCATCACCATTTCACCTTTGATGAAGCGGCTTTTCATGACTTGCTGCCGACCGTCGCGGAGAGTTTGGACGAACCGATCGGCGACCAGGCGCTCTTGCCCACCTATTGGTTGTGTCGTGAAGCGAAACGGCATGTGACGGTCGTGCTTTCCGGGGAAGGAGCTGACGAACTCTTTGCCGGGTACGATTATTACGGAAGTTTCTTGTCTCAGCGTTCGTGGCGCGCGGTTCTCAAGTGTTGGGTGCAGGGTCGACAGGGAGCGGACTCGACGCGAGAGCTATGCGACAATGTGCGATCCGCCACGCCCTCAGGCTTCCCCTTGGTGATGAGTGCCGAGGATCGCCGTTGTATATTGGGGACAGTGGCACAGAAGTCGGATTCCTGGGACGCCTACCTGTGGACCTCTCTTGATCGTGCAAGCCATCCGCTGCAACGGGCGACCCTGACGGATCTTTTCACGTGGCTACCCGACGATTTGCTGGTCAAGCTCGATCGGATGGCCATGGCCAACAGTCTTGAGGCGCGCGCACCTTTCCTCTACCCCGCCTTGGCGGAAACAGCGCTTTGCTTGCCGGACGCCAAGCGCATGGGGGCCGGGCAGAGCAAGGTGGCTCTGCGTGAGGTGGCCGCTACGCTCTTACCGGCTGAAGTTGTCGGTCGGAAGAAGCAGGGATTTGTGCTTCCAATGGGCCGATGGCTGCGGGAGTGGTTGCGTCGCGTGGGTCCGCTGAGCGACTACTTTGATCTGAGGCATATCCCGACCTTCGATGCCGGTGCGGCTGCAGCAATCGTTACCCGCGAGCTGGCGGCGGCTCGTCCCAATGAACGCCTTTTGTTTTCCTTGGTCATCTTGACCGAATGGCATCGTGCCTTCTTCGGGCGCCAGAAAACTCTTGCAGCGTAG
- a CDS encoding glycosyltransferase family 4 protein: protein MTVTYFSKTSSIGPSSRYRIFQYLPQLRGEGIQCVVHPLFGEAYFAILKVPSRLSRILLKISYVPRRFARRCRQLVSLRRNDLIVIEGQLFPYLPPVAERILKWCRYRLAVEMDDAIYLTVGHHRKMPALLALADAVIVGNERLAAYARRYSPEVHVVPTVVDTERFIPRVDEPDGESGDSSKAITVVWIGLAYNLWYLDVLAPALRALQAHYPIRLRVVCSQPPQLPGIDVEFRPWDLQREVVDLQDASIGVMPLRDTEWARGKCGLKLLQYMAVGIPAVASPVGVNREIITNGKNGFLASTEREWHNCLEMLCRSPQLRRQMGQAGRRTVVDQYSLSLWGPRLAALYRTVSANGRGGGWAGRKMTSPGSMTRFP from the coding sequence ATGACGGTGACCTACTTCTCCAAAACCTCGAGTATTGGCCCAAGCAGCCGTTACCGTATCTTCCAGTATCTCCCACAATTGCGTGGCGAAGGCATTCAGTGCGTCGTCCATCCTCTGTTCGGTGAGGCCTATTTCGCTATCTTGAAGGTGCCATCCAGGCTGTCTCGTATTTTGCTGAAGATTTCCTACGTGCCGCGTCGTTTTGCGAGACGTTGCCGGCAGTTGGTGAGCTTGAGGCGAAACGATCTGATTGTAATCGAGGGGCAACTCTTCCCCTATCTCCCGCCGGTGGCTGAGCGGATTTTGAAATGGTGTCGTTATCGCCTTGCAGTGGAGATGGATGATGCCATCTACCTCACAGTCGGTCACCATCGGAAGATGCCGGCCTTGCTCGCCCTCGCCGATGCTGTGATCGTCGGGAATGAACGGTTGGCTGCCTATGCGCGGCGGTATTCCCCAGAAGTCCATGTCGTGCCGACGGTGGTCGACACGGAGCGATTTATTCCGCGAGTGGATGAACCGGATGGGGAATCAGGGGACTCGTCGAAGGCGATTACCGTCGTCTGGATCGGATTGGCGTACAACCTATGGTACCTGGATGTGCTTGCACCGGCCTTGCGTGCGTTGCAGGCGCATTATCCCATCAGGCTGCGAGTCGTCTGTTCCCAACCGCCGCAGTTGCCTGGAATCGATGTTGAATTCCGACCATGGGATCTGCAACGAGAGGTGGTGGACCTTCAGGATGCTTCGATCGGCGTCATGCCGCTTCGCGATACGGAATGGGCCAGGGGGAAGTGCGGTCTGAAGCTGCTGCAGTATATGGCGGTGGGAATTCCCGCTGTTGCGTCGCCCGTCGGTGTGAACCGAGAGATCATCACGAATGGGAAGAATGGATTCCTAGCTTCGACAGAGCGCGAATGGCACAACTGCCTTGAGATGCTGTGTCGGTCGCCTCAGCTTCGTCGGCAGATGGGCCAAGCAGGAAGACGGACGGTCGTGGATCAATACTCTCTATCTCTGTGGGGGCCACGACTGGCAGCGCTGTACCGAACCGTTTCCGCGAATGGGCGAGGGGGCGGCTGGGCAGGCAGGAAGATGACGTCACCGGGTTCTATGACAAGGTTTCCATGA